In Gemmatimonadota bacterium, the genomic stretch CCGATTCTCGACGGCTCGTTCCTGCCCTGGCTCGACGCCATGGAACAGGCGGGGATCCAGGAACGCGAAGGTGACCCCGCTGTTCTGCGGGTCCTTGAGCCCTTCACCGTTGAAGAAGGCGACGCACGGTATGTGGTTGCGCCGGGCAACGGGCTGCGAATCACTGCCACCATCGAGTGGGACCACCCGGTCATCGGCCGTCAGTCGTCGAGCTTCGATGTCTCGCCCGAGTCGTTCCGCCGCGACATCGCCCCCGCACGCACATTCGGTTTCGTGCATGAAGTCGAGGCGCTCCAGAAGCGCGGCCTGCTGCAGGGTGCCTCACCGGAAATGGCCGTCGTCCTCTCCGACACGGCCGTGGCGACCGGCGAACTTCGCTGGCCCGACGAATTCGTCCGCCACAAGATCGGTGACATTCTCGGCGATCTCGCGCTGCTCGGCGCGCGCATCGAAGGACACGTGATCGCCGACAAGCCGAGCCATCAGGGGAACGTGGCGCTGGCGCGTGCGCTCGCACGCCAGGGCTCCCGTACTGATCCGACTCAGGTCGACATCACCCGGATCATGGGTGTGCTCCCGCACCGCTATCCGTTCCTGCTCGTCGATCGCATCGTCGAAATCGAAGCGGGCGTGCGGATCGTGGGCACCAAGAACGTGACGATCAATGAGCCGTTCTTCCAGGGGCACTTTCCCGGGCATCCGATCATGCCCGGTGTGCTGATTGTCGAAGCGATGGCGCAGGCCGGCGGGATGCTGTTGATGGACAACTTCGACGACCCCGCTTCGAAGGTGGTCTACTTCGCCTCGCTCGATGGCGTGCGCTTCCGGCGGCCGGTGGTTCCCGGTGACCAGTTGCGATTCGAGGTGGAGCTGCTGCAGTTCCGCGGGCGGACCTGCAAGATGCGCGGCCACGCGTTCGTTGAAGGTCGTGTGGTCTGCGAGGTCGAGAACATGATGGCGACGGTGAGAGATCGATGAGTCAGCGCATCCATCCCAGCGTGCTGATCGATCCGACCGCGGAACTGGGCACCGATATCGAGATCGGCCCGTTCAGCATTGTCGGTCCCGGTGTCACCGTCGGCGACGGCTGTCGTCTCGCGGCACGCACCACGCTCGAACGCAACGTCCGGCTCGGCGAGCGCGTGCAGGTGGGGAGTGGCGCCATCATCGGCGGGCCACCGCAGGATCTCAAGTATCGCGATGAGGAGACCTGGGTCACCGTCGGCGATGGCACCATCATCCGGGAATACTCAACCATCAATCGTGGCACCGCGGCCTCGGGGCTGACCTCGGTCGGAAGCGACTGTTTCATCATGTCGTATGTCCACCTGGCCCACGACTGCCACATCGGCGATGGCGTCATCATCGCAAATGGCACCCAGTTGGCCGGTCACGTCACCATTCAGGATCGGGCGGCCCTCTCCGGCCTCGTGGCAGTGCACCAGTTTGTGACCATTGGCGCTCACTGCTTCATCGGTGGGGCCACACGTGTGAGCCAGGATATTCCGCCGTTCGTGAAGGCGGTCGGCAACCCGGTGGAGCTCTACGGCCTCAACTCGATCGGCCTGCAGCGACAGGGCTTTCCACCCGAAACCATCGCGGCGCTGAAGCGGGCCTACCGCCTCTTCTTCAATTCCGATTACAACCTCGGTCAGGCGCTCGAGCGCGCCAACACCGATCTGCCGGATCTGCCCGAAGTAAAACGCTTCCTGGAGTTCGTCTCCTCCTCCCAGCGCGGCGTCCCCGCGTGATCGAGCGGCTGCCGGTCGGCGTCGTCGGGGTGGGTGCCCTTGGGCGCCATCACGCCCGGCACTTCGCGTCGATGCACGGCGCCGAGCTGGTGGGAGTCTATGACGCGGATCTCGCCCGTGCCGCCGCGGTGGCGGCCGAGGTTGGTTGCCGCGTGTTCGAGACGATCGACGGGCTGCTCGGTGCCGTCCGCGCCGTCTCGGTCGCCGTACCGACTTCGTATCATCGCAACGTCGGCCTCGAGTGTCTCGGCCGTGGCGTCTCGGTGTTGATGGAGAAGCCGATCACCGTGACGCTCGCGGAAGCAGACGAACTGCTGGCCGAAGCAGATCGTCACGGCGTGGTGTTCGCCGTCGGCCACATCGAACGATTCAATCGTGCCGTGCGTGCGGCACAGACCGTCCTCGAGCGGCCGATCTTTCTCGAAGGCATCAGACTGGCACCGTTCCAGCCTCGCGGCACCGATGTCGCGGTCGTGCTCGACCTGATGATTCACGATCTCGATCTCGCAAATCATCTCGTGGGTGGCGTGGCCGCCGTCGATGTGCGCGCGAGTGGCGTCTCCGTGCTCTCGCCGCACCTCGACATGGTCAATGCGCGGGTAGAGTTCGCCGGCGGCGCCGTGGCATCGATGACGGCCTCTCGCGTGGCGCGCGATCGAGTGCGTCGCCTGCGGATCTTTCAGCCGTCGGGCTATGTATCGCTCGATCTCGCAACCGGCACCGGCTCCTTCATGCGGCTGCGCGATGGCTGGCGGCCGGGCACCGGGAGCAGTATCGAGGAAATCGTCGAAACGGTCCCCCTCGAGGCTCCCGAAGCAGATGCCCTCGGACTGGAGCTCGCCGCCTTCGTGGCGGCGGTGCGCGGCGAACGCGCGGCCATCGTGAGCGCCGCCGAAGGCCGCAGTGCTCTCGCCCTCGCTCTTGACGTAACGGCGGCCGTCCAGCGTGCCCCGGTTCCTGCACTCGGGCGATGAACCCGCGGATCCTGGTACTCGCGGGGGAGCCATCGGGCGACCTCCACGGCGGACGCGTCGTCACCGCGCTGCGAGAACGTTTTCCCGATGCCACCATCGATGCGGTTGGTGGGCCGCGGATGGCGGCGGCTGGCGCCACGATCCGCCGCTCCATCGAAGGGCTCTCCGCGATGGGCCTGGTGGAAATCCTCGACAAGTTTCCCGCGCATATCCAGCTGCTCCGATCGCTGCGCCGCGATTTCGCGAACCGACGCTACGACCTCGTCATCCCGATCGACTATCCCGGCTTTCACCTGCGTGTCGCCGAGTCCGCGAAGCGGGAAGGGATCAAGGTGCTCTGGTATATCGCACCGCAGATCTGGGCATGGCGGCCGCAGCGCGCCGAACGCTTTTCCCACGCGGTCGATCGCCTCGCCGTGATTCTCCCCTTCGAGTCGAGCTTCTTTGGCCGGGTCGGCATCTCCACGGATTACGTCGGGCACCCACTCGTGGATGGCGAACAGCTTCCCAGTCGCGAGGCATCACGGGCCGCGCTGGGGATTCCTGCCGGGGCCAGAGTGCTGGCGCTCTTTCCGGGGTCACGGCACGGCGAGATCCGCCGACTCTGGCCGGCGTATCGCGACGCCGCGCGCCGCGTCCTGGCGGCCGGCGGATGCTCCCACGTGCTGGTTGCTGCGACCGCCGACGGCTCCTATCCCGACGCCGGGGAATTCACTCTGGTGGCCGATCGCGGCGAGCAGGTGCTCGCGGCGGCCGATGCGGTTCTGGCAAAGTCGGGCACGACCACGCTCGAGGCGGCCCTCGCCGACGTGCCGATGGTAGTGGCGTACCGGCTCAATCCGATCACGTTTGTGTTGCTGCGCCGACTGATCACCGTGCGCTGGGCGTCGCTGGTGAATCTCGTGGCCGAACAGGAAGTCGTCCCGGAGTTGATTCAGGGGGCCGCGACTCCCGAAGCCCTCGCCCGCGCCGTGCTCCCGTTGCTCGATCCGGCCGGCGACGCGGCGCGCACCCAGCGACGCGGCCTCGCCGAGGTGCGCCGACGACTCGGCGGACCCGGGGCGAGCGAACGACTCGCGGCCCTTGCCGGTCAGATGCTTGTCGCGTGAAGATTCCAGTACCCGCGAGTGTGGTCCGCGTCGTCGGTGGGCCGGTCGTCCGCGCCCTGGCGCGCTCCTGGCACATCCGCCAGCACCACGCGGAACGATGGCATCAGCTGCGCGCGTCGGGGACCCCCTACATTT encodes the following:
- the lpxA gene encoding acyl-ACP--UDP-N-acetylglucosamine O-acyltransferase produces the protein MSQRIHPSVLIDPTAELGTDIEIGPFSIVGPGVTVGDGCRLAARTTLERNVRLGERVQVGSGAIIGGPPQDLKYRDEETWVTVGDGTIIREYSTINRGTAASGLTSVGSDCFIMSYVHLAHDCHIGDGVIIANGTQLAGHVTIQDRAALSGLVAVHQFVTIGAHCFIGGATRVSQDIPPFVKAVGNPVELYGLNSIGLQRQGFPPETIAALKRAYRLFFNSDYNLGQALERANTDLPDLPEVKRFLEFVSSSQRGVPA
- the lpxC gene encoding UDP-3-O-acyl-N-acetylglucosamine deacetylase, with product MARRTLAGVAELSGTGLHTGALTTVRLGAGDPGSGILFRRTDLPGAPTIPARSGQVDATERRTGLAAGTAVVQTVEHLLAAAHALQLDDLLIQLDGPEPPILDGSFLPWLDAMEQAGIQEREGDPAVLRVLEPFTVEEGDARYVVAPGNGLRITATIEWDHPVIGRQSSSFDVSPESFRRDIAPARTFGFVHEVEALQKRGLLQGASPEMAVVLSDTAVATGELRWPDEFVRHKIGDILGDLALLGARIEGHVIADKPSHQGNVALARALARQGSRTDPTQVDITRIMGVLPHRYPFLLVDRIVEIEAGVRIVGTKNVTINEPFFQGHFPGHPIMPGVLIVEAMAQAGGMLLMDNFDDPASKVVYFASLDGVRFRRPVVPGDQLRFEVELLQFRGRTCKMRGHAFVEGRVVCEVENMMATVRDR
- the lpxB gene encoding lipid-A-disaccharide synthase, which translates into the protein MNPRILVLAGEPSGDLHGGRVVTALRERFPDATIDAVGGPRMAAAGATIRRSIEGLSAMGLVEILDKFPAHIQLLRSLRRDFANRRYDLVIPIDYPGFHLRVAESAKREGIKVLWYIAPQIWAWRPQRAERFSHAVDRLAVILPFESSFFGRVGISTDYVGHPLVDGEQLPSREASRAALGIPAGARVLALFPGSRHGEIRRLWPAYRDAARRVLAAGGCSHVLVAATADGSYPDAGEFTLVADRGEQVLAAADAVLAKSGTTTLEAALADVPMVVAYRLNPITFVLLRRLITVRWASLVNLVAEQEVVPELIQGAATPEALARAVLPLLDPAGDAARTQRRGLAEVRRRLGGPGASERLAALAGQMLVA
- a CDS encoding Gfo/Idh/MocA family oxidoreductase, which produces MIERLPVGVVGVGALGRHHARHFASMHGAELVGVYDADLARAAAVAAEVGCRVFETIDGLLGAVRAVSVAVPTSYHRNVGLECLGRGVSVLMEKPITVTLAEADELLAEADRHGVVFAVGHIERFNRAVRAAQTVLERPIFLEGIRLAPFQPRGTDVAVVLDLMIHDLDLANHLVGGVAAVDVRASGVSVLSPHLDMVNARVEFAGGAVASMTASRVARDRVRRLRIFQPSGYVSLDLATGTGSFMRLRDGWRPGTGSSIEEIVETVPLEAPEADALGLELAAFVAAVRGERAAIVSAAEGRSALALALDVTAAVQRAPVPALGR